In Capsicum annuum cultivar UCD-10X-F1 chromosome 11, UCD10Xv1.1, whole genome shotgun sequence, one genomic interval encodes:
- the LOC107846908 gene encoding protein LAZY 1, translating into MKLLGWMHRKFRQNSSEPLKDFSVGNPCTCLTGQPSLDDIQCYPKSNFYNKSLSKAQRENHLRKSFAGLEAATRGADHDDFEEESSSAALSELFHGFLAIGTLGTDPLLDDPSTPTFSISVENIAEKDTEVTENELKLINDELEKVLGAEAKDDGCNLSSGRNSYVSTGRSSHGSTITLSGKQFESSESNGNGTTVCPLQGYLFGSTVGWPETTPASAKKEHRPSLGELFQKTKLAEENYGAKYEKRTDKDSDKSAVHLMKKILKKKMLHASSRNSVASGGTVDSVSSAETKPHKILQMFHRKVHPESSIASSQKPDKSSKNERPHDRGGLSLDHDDITIIPHHRLSKASIKVLKGHSNMQQFTLDGDLNENRECWIKTDADYLVLEL; encoded by the exons ATGAAG TTACTTGGTTGGATGCATCGAAAATTTCGACAAAATAGCAGCGAACCACTAAAGGATTTTTCTGTAG GGAATCCTTGTACTTGTCTTACTGGGCAGCCATCACTTGATGATATACAATGCTACCCGAAATCTAATTTTTACAATAAGTCGTTGAGCAAAGCCCAAAGAGAAAATCACCTGAGAAAATCTTTTGCTGGTCTAGAAGCAGCAACAAGGGGGGCAGATCACGACGATTTCGAAGAAGAGTCGTCATCCGCTGCTCTTTCTGAGCTCTTCCATGGATTCCTTGCAATTGGTACACTTGGTACTGACCCCCTTCTTGATGATCCCTCGACACCAACATTTTCCATCTCTGTGGAAAATATTGCTGAAAAGGACACTGAAGTGACAGAAAATGAACTGAAGCTGATCAATGATGAATTGGAGAAAGTGCTGGGAGCTGAAGCTAAAGATGATGGTTGTAATCTTTCTTCAGGAAGAAACAGCTATGTTAGCACTGGGAGAAGCAGCCATG GTAGCACCATTACACTAAGTGGCAAGCAATTTGAAAGTAGTGAGAGCAATGGAAATGGAACAACAGTCTGTCCACTTCAAGGCTATCTCTTTGGATCAACTGTTGGATGGCCAGAGACAACTCCCGCTTCTGCTAAGAAAGAACATAGGCCTTCACTTGGTGAGCTCTTTCAGAAAACTAAACTAGCAGAAGAAAACTATGGAGCTAAATATGAGAAGCGAACAGATAAGGATTCTGATAAATCTGCGGTGCACCTCATGAAAAAAATACTCAAGAAAAAGATGCTTCATGCTTCCTCCCGGAACTCAGTAGCTTCTGGGGGAACTGTTGATTCAGTGTCATCAGCAGAGACAAAACCCCATAAG ATCCTACAAATGTTCCACAGAAAAGTCCATCCTGAGAGCTCAATAGCATCATCACAGAAGCCTGACAAGTCCTCAAAAAATGAGCGACCACATGATCGTGGAGGACTATCACTTGACCATGATGATATCACGATTATCCCTCACCATCGCCTCTCAAAGGCCAGCATCAAGGTCCTCAAGGGTCACTCTAACATGCAACAGTTCACACTAGATGGTGATTTAAACGAGAACCGAGAATGCTGGATCAAAACTGATGCAGATT ACCTGGTGCTGGAGCTCTAA